Proteins found in one Lolium perenne isolate Kyuss_39 unplaced genomic scaffold, Kyuss_2.0 unplaced33, whole genome shotgun sequence genomic segment:
- the LOC127298441 gene encoding pollen-specific protein C13 — MMTATITMRFAVVGAVALLLVGGCTADNCFFVEGEVYCDTCRAGFVTNVTTPIQGAKVRLECRHFMTAAGTVERSAENVTDAAGNYKIELKDNRGSEEVCAVRLLSSPVPGCTEIDKGRDSAPVTLVDAGLATKVRRASALGFLKTEPLPNCGKILSDLALGSGPSY; from the coding sequence ATGATGACGGCGACGATAACAATGAGGTTTGCTGTCGTAGGCGCGGTGGCGTTGCTGCTCGTCGGCGGATGCACCGCCGACAACTGCTTCTTCGTGGAGGGGGAGGTGTACTGCGACACGTGCCGCGCTGGGTTCGTGACGAACGTCACCACCCCGATCCAGGGCGCCAAGGTGCGGCTCGAGTGCCGCCACTTCATGACCGCCGCCGGCACCGTCGAGAGGTCCGCCGAGAACGTCACCGACGCCGCCGGCAACTACAAGATCGAGCTCAAGGACAACCGCGGCAGCGAGGAGGTGTGCGCCGTGAGGCTCCTCAGCAGCCCCGTGCCTGGGTGCACGGAGATCGACAAGGGCCGCGACAGCGCCCCCGTGACGCTTGTCGACGCCGGGCTCGCCACCAAGGTGCGACGGGCCAGCGCGCTCGGGTTCCTCAAGACGGAGCCGCTCCCCAACTGCGGAAAGATCCTAAGCGACCTCGCGCTCGGCTCCGGACCTAGCTACTGA